From a single Callithrix jacchus isolate 240 chromosome 5, calJac240_pri, whole genome shotgun sequence genomic region:
- the SREBF1 gene encoding sterol regulatory element-binding protein 1 isoform X2: MDELPFSEAVLEQALSEPCDLDAALLTDIEGEVGAGRGKASRLDAPRAGADRGAMECTFEDMLQLINNQDSDFPGLFDPPYAGGEAGSTDPASPDPSSPASLSPPPATLSSSLEGFLSGPEAAPSPLSPPQPAPAPLKMYPPVPTFSPGPGIKEESVPLSILQPPTPQPLPGALLPQSFPAPAPPQFSSTPVLGYPSPAGSFSKGSPPGSTQQPLPGLPLASPPGVPPVSLHTQVQSAAPQQLLTVTAAPTAAPATTTVTSQIQQVPVLLQPHFIKADSLLLTTMKTDGATVKAAGLGPLVSGATVQTGPLPTLVSGGTILATVPLVVDADKLPINRLAAGSKAPGSAQSRGEKRTAHNAIEKRYRSSINDKIIELKDLVVGTEAKLNKSAVLRKAIDYIRFLQHSNQKLKQENLSLRTAVHKSKSLKDLVLACGGGGSTDVLMEGVKTEVEDTLTPPPSDAGSPFQSSPLSLGSRGSGSGGSGSDSEPDSPVFDDSQQAKPEQRPTAHSGGMLDRSRLALCTLVFLCLSCNPLASLLGARGLPSPSETTSIYHIPGRNVLGTESRDGPGWAQWLLPPVVWLLNGLLVLVSLVLLFVYGEPVTRPHSDPAVHFWRHRKQADLDLARVRGWPWQSGQGPRLRRCCVSACSLLPVHTMKILAFPCICRPPLTLQSLLCTALLSCGAAALNSLSHLEITHLQGDFAQAAQQLWLALRALGRPLPTSHLDLACSLLWNLIRHLLQRLWVGRWLAGRAGGLQRDCSLRVDARASARDAALVYHKLHQLHTMGKYTGGHLTATNLALSALNLAECAGDAVSVVTLAEIYVVAALRVKTSLPRALHFLTRFFLSSARQVCLAQSGSVPLAMQWLCHPVGHRFFVDGDWAVLSTPRESLYSLAGNPVDPLAQVTQLFREHLLERALNCVAQPNPSPGSADGDKEFSDALGYLQLLNSCSDAAGAPTCSFSISSSMATTTGVDPVAKWWASLTAVVIHWLRRDEEAAEQLCPLVEHLPRVLQESERPLPRAALHSFKAARALLGCAKAESGPASLTICEKASGYLQDSLATTPAGSSLDKAVQLFLCDLLLVVRTSLWHQQQPPAPAPAGQGASSGPQASALELRGFQRDLSSLRRLAQSFRPAMRRVFLHEATARLMAGASPARTHQLLDRSLRRRAGPGGKGGVATELEPRPTRREHAEALLLASCYLPPGFLSAPGQRIGMLAEAARTLEKLGDRRLLHDCQQMLMRLGGGTTVTYS; this comes from the exons GTGAAGTCGGCGCGGGGAGGGGTAAGGCCAGCCGCCTGGACGCCCCAAGGGCGGGTGCGGATCGCGGAGCCATGGAGTGCACGTTCGAAG ACATGCTTCAGCTTATCAACAACCAAGACAGTGACTTCCCTGGCCTGTTTGACCCACCCTATGCTGGGGGTGAGGCAGGGAGTACGGACCCTGCCAGCCCCGATCCCAGCTCCCCAGCCAGCTTGTCTCCACCTCCTGCTACACTGAGCTCCTCCCTCGAAGGCTTCCTGAGTGGGCCGGAGGCAGCACCCTCGcccctgtcccctccccagcctgcACCTGCTCCATTGAAGATGTACCCGCCTGTGCCCACTTTCTCCCCTGGGCCTGGTATCAAGGAAGAGTCAGTGCCACTGAGCATCCtgcagccccccaccccacagccccTGCCCGGGGCCCTCCTGCCGCAGAGCTTCCCAGCCCCGGCCCCTCCGCAGTTCAGCTCCACCCCTGTGTTGGGCTACCCCAGCCCTGCCGGCAGCTTCTCCAAAG GGAGCCCTCCCGGGAGCACCCAGCAGCCGCTGCCTGGCCTGCCACTGGCTTCCCCGCCAGGAGTTCCGCCCGTCTCCTTGCACACCCAGGTCCAGAGTGCAGCCCCCCAGCAGCTACTGACAGTCACAGCTGCCCCCACGGCAGCCCCTGCAACGACCACTGTGACCTCGCAGATCCAGCAGGTTCCG GTCCTGCTGCAGCCCCACTTCATCAAGGCAGACTCACTGCTTCTGACAACCATGAAGACAGATGGAGCCACTGTGAAGGCGGCGGGTCTCGGCCCCCTGGTCTCTGGTGCCACTGTACAGACAGGGCCTTTGCCG ACTCTGGTGAGTGGCGGAACCATCTTGGCAACAGTGCCGCTGGTCGTAGATGCGGACAAGCTGCCCATCAACCGGCTGGCAGCTGGCAGCAAGGCCCCGGGCTCAGCCCAGAGCCGTGGAGAGAAGCGCACAGCCCACAATGCCATTGAGAAGCGCTACCGCTCCTCCATCAATGACAAAATCATCGAGCTCAAGGACCTGGTGGTGGGCACTGAGGCAAAG CTGAATAAATCTGCTGTCTTGCGCAAGGCCATCGACTACATCCGCTTTCTACAACACAGCAACCAGAAACTCAAGCAGGAGAACCTGAGTCTGCGCACTGCTGTCCACAAAAGCA AATCTCTGAAGGACCTGGTGTTGGCCTGTGGCGGTGGAGGGAGCACAGATGTGCTCATGGAGGGTGTGAAGACGGAGGTGGAGGACACACTGACCCCACCCCCCTCAGATGCCGGCTCACCCTTCCAGAGCAGCCCCTTGTCCCTTGGCAGCAGGGGCAGCGGCAGCGGTGGCAGTGGCAGTGACTCGGAGCCTGACAGCCCCGTCTTTGATGACAGCCAG CAGGCAAAGCCGGAGCAGCGGCCGACTGCACACAGTGGGGGCATGCTGGACCGCTCCCGCCTCGCCCTGTGCACACTCGTCTTCCTCTGCCTGTCCTGCAACCCCTTGGCCTCCTTGCTGGGGGCCCGAGGGCTTCCCAGCCCCTCAGAAACCACCAGCATCTACCACATCCCTGGGCGCAACGTGCTGGGCACCGAGAGCCGAG ATGGCCCTGGTTGGGCCCAGTGGCTGCTGCCCCCCGTGGTCTGGCTGCTCAATGGGCTGCTGGTGCTGGTCTCCTTGGTGCTTCTCTTTGTCTACGGAGAGCCAGTCACGCGGCCCCACTCAGACCCCGCTGTGCACTTCTGGAGGCATCGCAAGCAGGCCGACCTGGACCTGGCCCGGGTAAGGGGGTGGCCCTGGCAGAGTGGGCAGGGCCCCAGGCTGAGAAGGTGCTGCGTGTCAGCCTGTTCCCTGCTCCCTGTGCACACCATGAAGATCCTGGCCTTCCCGTGCATCTGCAGACCCCCACTGACCCTCCAGAGCCTGCTGTGTACAGCTCTTCTGAGCTGTGGGGCAGCTGCTCTGAACTCACTTTCTCACCTGGAAATCACTCATCTGCAGGGGGACTTTGCCCAGGCTGCCCAACAGTTGTGGCTGGCCCTGCGGGCGCTGGGCCggcccctgcccacctcccacctGGACCTGGCATGTAGCCTCCTCTGGAACCTCATCCGTCACCTGCTGCAGCGTCTCTGGGTGGGCCGCTGGCTGGCAGGCCGAGCAGGGGGCCTGCAGAGGGACTGCTCTCTGCGGGTGGATGCTCGTGCCAGTGCCCGAGATGCGGCCCTGGTCTACCATAAGCTGCACCAGCTGCACACCATGG GGAAGTACACAGGTGGGCATCTCACTGCCACCAACCTGGCGCTGAGTGCCCTGAACCTGGCAGAGTGTGCAGGGGATGCCGTGTCTGTGGTGACGCTGGCCGAGATCTATGTGGTAGCTGCATTGAGAGTGAAGACCAGTCTTCCGAGGGCCTTGCATTTTCTGACA CGTTTCTTCCTGAGCAGCGCTCGCCAGgtctgcctggcacagagtggctCAGTGCCCCTTGCCATGCAGTGGCTCTGCCACCCAGTGGGCCATCGTTTCTTCGTGGATGGGGACTGGGCCGTGCTCAGCACCCCACGGGAGAGCCTGTACAGCTTGGCTGGGAACCCAG TGGACCCCCTGGCCCAGGTGACTCAGCTATTCCGGGAACATCTCTTGGAGCGAGCACTGAACTGTGTGGCCCAGCCCAACCCCAGTCCTGGGTCAGCTGATGGGGACAA GGAATTCTCGGATGCCCTCGGGTACCTGCAGCTGTTGAACAGCTGTTCTGATGCCGCTGGAGCTCCcacctgcagcttctccatcagttCCAgcatggccaccaccactg GGGTAGACCCGGTGGCCAAGTGGTGGGCCTCTCTGACAGCCGTGGTGATCCACTGGCTGCGGCGGGACGAGGAGGCGGCTGAGCAGCTGTGCCCGCTGGTGGAGCACCTGCCCCGGGTGCTGCAGGAGTCTGA GAGACCCCTGCCCAGGGCGGCTCTGCACTCATTCAAGGCTGCCCGGGCCCTCCTGGGCTGTGCCAAGGCAGAGTCTGGCCCAGCCAGCCTGACCATCTGTGAGAAGGCCAGTGGGTACCTTCAGGACAGCCTGGCTACCACACCAGCCGGCAGCTCCCTTGACAAG GCCGTGCAGCTGTTCCTGTGTGACCTACTCCTCGTGGTGCGTACCAGCCTGTGGCACCAGCAGCagcccccggccccggccccagcAGGCCAGGGTGCCAGCAGCGGGCCCCAGGCTTCCGCGCTTGAGCTCCGTGGTTTCCAGCGGGACCTGAGCAGCTTGAGGCGGCTGGCACAGAGCTTCCGGCCTGCCATGCGGAGG GTGTTCCTACATGAAGCCACGGCCCGGCTGATGGCGGGGGCCAGCCCCGCACGAACACACCAGCTCCTGGACCGCAGTCTGAGGCGGCGGGCAGGCCCTGGCGGCAAAGGAG GCGTGGCGACGGAGCTGGAGCCGCGGCCCACGCGGCGGGAGCACGCGGAGGCCTTGCTGCTGGCCTCCTGCTACCTGCCCCCCGGCTTCCTGTCGGCGCCCGGGCAGCGCATTGGCATGCTGGCTGAGGCGGCGCGAACGCTTGAGAAGCTCGGCGATCGCCGGCTGCTGCACGACTGTCAGCAGATGCTCATGCGCCTGGGTGGTGGGACCACTGTCACTTACAGCTAG
- the SREBF1 gene encoding sterol regulatory element-binding protein 1 isoform X3 gives MDELPFSEAVLEQALSEPCDLDAALLTDIEGEVGAGRGKASRLDAPRAGADRGAMECTFEDMLQLINNQDSDFPGLFDPPYAGGEAGSTDPASPDPSSPASLSPPPATLSSSLEGFLSGPEAAPSPLSPPQPAPAPLKMYPPVPTFSPGPGIKEESVPLSILQPPTPQPLPGALLPQSFPAPAPPQFSSTPVLGYPSPAGSFSKGSPPGSTQQPLPGLPLASPPGVPPVSLHTQVQSAAPQQLLTVTAAPTAAPATTTVTSQIQQVPVLLQPHFIKADSLLLTTMKTDGATVKAAGLGPLVSGATVQTGPLPTLVSGGTILATVPLVVDADKLPINRLAAGSKAPGSAQSRGEKRTAHNAIEKRYRSSINDKIIELKDLVVGTEAKLNKSAVLRKAIDYIRFLQHSNQKLKQENLSLRTAVHKSKSLKDLVLACGGGGSTDVLMEGVKTEVEDTLTPPPSDAGSPFQSSPLSLGSRGSGSGGSGSDSEPDSPVFDDSQAKPEQRPTAHSGGMLDRSRLALCTLVFLCLSCNPLASLLGARGLPSPSETTSIYHIPGRNVLGTESRDGPGWAQWLLPPVVWLLNGLLVLVSLVLLFVYGEPVTRPHSDPAVHFWRHRKQADLDLARVRGWPWQSGQGPRLRRCCVSACSLLPVHTMKILAFPCICRPPLTLQSLLCTALLSCGAAALNSLSHLEITHLQGDFAQAAQQLWLALRALGRPLPTSHLDLACSLLWNLIRHLLQRLWVGRWLAGRAGGLQRDCSLRVDARASARDAALVYHKLHQLHTMGKYTGGHLTATNLALSALNLAECAGDAVSVVTLAEIYVVAALRVKTSLPRALHFLTRFFLSSARQVCLAQSGSVPLAMQWLCHPVGHRFFVDGDWAVLSTPRESLYSLAGNPVDPLAQVTQLFREHLLERALNCVAQPNPSPGSADGDKEFSDALGYLQLLNSCSDAAGAPTCSFSISSSMATTTGVDPVAKWWASLTAVVIHWLRRDEEAAEQLCPLVEHLPRVLQESERPLPRAALHSFKAARALLGCAKAESGPASLTICEKASGYLQDSLATTPAGSSLDKAVQLFLCDLLLVVRTSLWHQQQPPAPAPAGQGASSGPQASALELRGFQRDLSSLRRLAQSFRPAMRRVFLHEATARLMAGASPARTHQLLDRSLRRRAGPGGKGGVATELEPRPTRREHAEALLLASCYLPPGFLSAPGQRIGMLAEAARTLEKLGDRRLLHDCQQMLMRLGGGTTVTYS, from the exons GTGAAGTCGGCGCGGGGAGGGGTAAGGCCAGCCGCCTGGACGCCCCAAGGGCGGGTGCGGATCGCGGAGCCATGGAGTGCACGTTCGAAG ACATGCTTCAGCTTATCAACAACCAAGACAGTGACTTCCCTGGCCTGTTTGACCCACCCTATGCTGGGGGTGAGGCAGGGAGTACGGACCCTGCCAGCCCCGATCCCAGCTCCCCAGCCAGCTTGTCTCCACCTCCTGCTACACTGAGCTCCTCCCTCGAAGGCTTCCTGAGTGGGCCGGAGGCAGCACCCTCGcccctgtcccctccccagcctgcACCTGCTCCATTGAAGATGTACCCGCCTGTGCCCACTTTCTCCCCTGGGCCTGGTATCAAGGAAGAGTCAGTGCCACTGAGCATCCtgcagccccccaccccacagccccTGCCCGGGGCCCTCCTGCCGCAGAGCTTCCCAGCCCCGGCCCCTCCGCAGTTCAGCTCCACCCCTGTGTTGGGCTACCCCAGCCCTGCCGGCAGCTTCTCCAAAG GGAGCCCTCCCGGGAGCACCCAGCAGCCGCTGCCTGGCCTGCCACTGGCTTCCCCGCCAGGAGTTCCGCCCGTCTCCTTGCACACCCAGGTCCAGAGTGCAGCCCCCCAGCAGCTACTGACAGTCACAGCTGCCCCCACGGCAGCCCCTGCAACGACCACTGTGACCTCGCAGATCCAGCAGGTTCCG GTCCTGCTGCAGCCCCACTTCATCAAGGCAGACTCACTGCTTCTGACAACCATGAAGACAGATGGAGCCACTGTGAAGGCGGCGGGTCTCGGCCCCCTGGTCTCTGGTGCCACTGTACAGACAGGGCCTTTGCCG ACTCTGGTGAGTGGCGGAACCATCTTGGCAACAGTGCCGCTGGTCGTAGATGCGGACAAGCTGCCCATCAACCGGCTGGCAGCTGGCAGCAAGGCCCCGGGCTCAGCCCAGAGCCGTGGAGAGAAGCGCACAGCCCACAATGCCATTGAGAAGCGCTACCGCTCCTCCATCAATGACAAAATCATCGAGCTCAAGGACCTGGTGGTGGGCACTGAGGCAAAG CTGAATAAATCTGCTGTCTTGCGCAAGGCCATCGACTACATCCGCTTTCTACAACACAGCAACCAGAAACTCAAGCAGGAGAACCTGAGTCTGCGCACTGCTGTCCACAAAAGCA AATCTCTGAAGGACCTGGTGTTGGCCTGTGGCGGTGGAGGGAGCACAGATGTGCTCATGGAGGGTGTGAAGACGGAGGTGGAGGACACACTGACCCCACCCCCCTCAGATGCCGGCTCACCCTTCCAGAGCAGCCCCTTGTCCCTTGGCAGCAGGGGCAGCGGCAGCGGTGGCAGTGGCAGTGACTCGGAGCCTGACAGCCCCGTCTTTGATGACAGCCAG GCAAAGCCGGAGCAGCGGCCGACTGCACACAGTGGGGGCATGCTGGACCGCTCCCGCCTCGCCCTGTGCACACTCGTCTTCCTCTGCCTGTCCTGCAACCCCTTGGCCTCCTTGCTGGGGGCCCGAGGGCTTCCCAGCCCCTCAGAAACCACCAGCATCTACCACATCCCTGGGCGCAACGTGCTGGGCACCGAGAGCCGAG ATGGCCCTGGTTGGGCCCAGTGGCTGCTGCCCCCCGTGGTCTGGCTGCTCAATGGGCTGCTGGTGCTGGTCTCCTTGGTGCTTCTCTTTGTCTACGGAGAGCCAGTCACGCGGCCCCACTCAGACCCCGCTGTGCACTTCTGGAGGCATCGCAAGCAGGCCGACCTGGACCTGGCCCGGGTAAGGGGGTGGCCCTGGCAGAGTGGGCAGGGCCCCAGGCTGAGAAGGTGCTGCGTGTCAGCCTGTTCCCTGCTCCCTGTGCACACCATGAAGATCCTGGCCTTCCCGTGCATCTGCAGACCCCCACTGACCCTCCAGAGCCTGCTGTGTACAGCTCTTCTGAGCTGTGGGGCAGCTGCTCTGAACTCACTTTCTCACCTGGAAATCACTCATCTGCAGGGGGACTTTGCCCAGGCTGCCCAACAGTTGTGGCTGGCCCTGCGGGCGCTGGGCCggcccctgcccacctcccacctGGACCTGGCATGTAGCCTCCTCTGGAACCTCATCCGTCACCTGCTGCAGCGTCTCTGGGTGGGCCGCTGGCTGGCAGGCCGAGCAGGGGGCCTGCAGAGGGACTGCTCTCTGCGGGTGGATGCTCGTGCCAGTGCCCGAGATGCGGCCCTGGTCTACCATAAGCTGCACCAGCTGCACACCATGG GGAAGTACACAGGTGGGCATCTCACTGCCACCAACCTGGCGCTGAGTGCCCTGAACCTGGCAGAGTGTGCAGGGGATGCCGTGTCTGTGGTGACGCTGGCCGAGATCTATGTGGTAGCTGCATTGAGAGTGAAGACCAGTCTTCCGAGGGCCTTGCATTTTCTGACA CGTTTCTTCCTGAGCAGCGCTCGCCAGgtctgcctggcacagagtggctCAGTGCCCCTTGCCATGCAGTGGCTCTGCCACCCAGTGGGCCATCGTTTCTTCGTGGATGGGGACTGGGCCGTGCTCAGCACCCCACGGGAGAGCCTGTACAGCTTGGCTGGGAACCCAG TGGACCCCCTGGCCCAGGTGACTCAGCTATTCCGGGAACATCTCTTGGAGCGAGCACTGAACTGTGTGGCCCAGCCCAACCCCAGTCCTGGGTCAGCTGATGGGGACAA GGAATTCTCGGATGCCCTCGGGTACCTGCAGCTGTTGAACAGCTGTTCTGATGCCGCTGGAGCTCCcacctgcagcttctccatcagttCCAgcatggccaccaccactg GGGTAGACCCGGTGGCCAAGTGGTGGGCCTCTCTGACAGCCGTGGTGATCCACTGGCTGCGGCGGGACGAGGAGGCGGCTGAGCAGCTGTGCCCGCTGGTGGAGCACCTGCCCCGGGTGCTGCAGGAGTCTGA GAGACCCCTGCCCAGGGCGGCTCTGCACTCATTCAAGGCTGCCCGGGCCCTCCTGGGCTGTGCCAAGGCAGAGTCTGGCCCAGCCAGCCTGACCATCTGTGAGAAGGCCAGTGGGTACCTTCAGGACAGCCTGGCTACCACACCAGCCGGCAGCTCCCTTGACAAG GCCGTGCAGCTGTTCCTGTGTGACCTACTCCTCGTGGTGCGTACCAGCCTGTGGCACCAGCAGCagcccccggccccggccccagcAGGCCAGGGTGCCAGCAGCGGGCCCCAGGCTTCCGCGCTTGAGCTCCGTGGTTTCCAGCGGGACCTGAGCAGCTTGAGGCGGCTGGCACAGAGCTTCCGGCCTGCCATGCGGAGG GTGTTCCTACATGAAGCCACGGCCCGGCTGATGGCGGGGGCCAGCCCCGCACGAACACACCAGCTCCTGGACCGCAGTCTGAGGCGGCGGGCAGGCCCTGGCGGCAAAGGAG GCGTGGCGACGGAGCTGGAGCCGCGGCCCACGCGGCGGGAGCACGCGGAGGCCTTGCTGCTGGCCTCCTGCTACCTGCCCCCCGGCTTCCTGTCGGCGCCCGGGCAGCGCATTGGCATGCTGGCTGAGGCGGCGCGAACGCTTGAGAAGCTCGGCGATCGCCGGCTGCTGCACGACTGTCAGCAGATGCTCATGCGCCTGGGTGGTGGGACCACTGTCACTTACAGCTAG
- the SREBF1 gene encoding sterol regulatory element-binding protein 1 isoform X7, whose product MDELPFSEAVLEQALSEPCDLDAALLTDIEGEVGAGRGKASRLDAPRAGADRGAMECTFEDMLQLINNQDSDFPGLFDPPYAGGEAGSTDPASPDPSSPASLSPPPATLSSSLEGFLSGPEAAPSPLSPPQPAPAPLKMYPPVPTFSPGPGIKEESVPLSILQPPTPQPLPGALLPQSFPAPAPPQFSSTPVLGYPSPAGSFSKGSPPGSTQQPLPGLPLASPPGVPPVSLHTQVQSAAPQQLLTVTAAPTAAPATTTVTSQIQQVPVLLQPHFIKADSLLLTTMKTDGATVKAAGLGPLVSGATVQTGPLPTLVSGGTILATVPLVVDADKLPINRLAAGSKAPGSAQSRGEKRTAHNAIEKRYRSSINDKIIELKDLVVGTEAKLNKSAVLRKAIDYIRFLQHSNQKLKQENLSLRTAVHKSKSLKDLVLACGGGGSTDVLMEGVKTEVEDTLTPPPSDAGSPFQSSPLSLGSRGSGSGGSGSDSEPDSPVFDDSQQAKPEQRPTAHSGGMLDRSRLALCTLVFLCLSCNPLASLLGARGLPSPSETTSIYHIPGRNVLGTESRDGPGWAQWLLPPVVWLLNGLLVLVSLVLLFVYGEPVTRPHSDPAVHFWRHRKQADLDLARGDFAQAAQQLWLALRALGRPLPTSHLDLACSLLWNLIRHLLQRLWVGRWLAGRAGGLQRDCSLRVDARASARDAALVYHKLHQLHTMGKYTGGHLTATNLALSALNLAECAGDAVSVVTLAEIYVVAALRVKTSLPRALHFLTRFFLSSARQVCLAQSGSVPLAMQWLCHPVGHRFFVDGDWAVLSTPRESLYSLAGNPVDPLAQVTQLFREHLLERALNCVAQPNPSPGSADGDKEFSDALGYLQLLNSCSDAAGAPTCSFSISSSMATTTGVDPVAKWWASLTAVVIHWLRRDEEAAEQLCPLVEHLPRVLQESERPLPRAALHSFKAARALLGCAKAESGPASLTICEKASGYLQDSLATTPAGSSLDKAVQLFLCDLLLVVRTSLWHQQQPPAPAPAGQGASSGPQASALELRGFQRDLSSLRRLAQSFRPAMRRVFLHEATARLMAGASPARTHQLLDRSLRRRAGPGGKGGVATELEPRPTRREHAEALLLASCYLPPGFLSAPGQRIGMLAEAARTLEKLGDRRLLHDCQQMLMRLGGGTTVTYS is encoded by the exons GTGAAGTCGGCGCGGGGAGGGGTAAGGCCAGCCGCCTGGACGCCCCAAGGGCGGGTGCGGATCGCGGAGCCATGGAGTGCACGTTCGAAG ACATGCTTCAGCTTATCAACAACCAAGACAGTGACTTCCCTGGCCTGTTTGACCCACCCTATGCTGGGGGTGAGGCAGGGAGTACGGACCCTGCCAGCCCCGATCCCAGCTCCCCAGCCAGCTTGTCTCCACCTCCTGCTACACTGAGCTCCTCCCTCGAAGGCTTCCTGAGTGGGCCGGAGGCAGCACCCTCGcccctgtcccctccccagcctgcACCTGCTCCATTGAAGATGTACCCGCCTGTGCCCACTTTCTCCCCTGGGCCTGGTATCAAGGAAGAGTCAGTGCCACTGAGCATCCtgcagccccccaccccacagccccTGCCCGGGGCCCTCCTGCCGCAGAGCTTCCCAGCCCCGGCCCCTCCGCAGTTCAGCTCCACCCCTGTGTTGGGCTACCCCAGCCCTGCCGGCAGCTTCTCCAAAG GGAGCCCTCCCGGGAGCACCCAGCAGCCGCTGCCTGGCCTGCCACTGGCTTCCCCGCCAGGAGTTCCGCCCGTCTCCTTGCACACCCAGGTCCAGAGTGCAGCCCCCCAGCAGCTACTGACAGTCACAGCTGCCCCCACGGCAGCCCCTGCAACGACCACTGTGACCTCGCAGATCCAGCAGGTTCCG GTCCTGCTGCAGCCCCACTTCATCAAGGCAGACTCACTGCTTCTGACAACCATGAAGACAGATGGAGCCACTGTGAAGGCGGCGGGTCTCGGCCCCCTGGTCTCTGGTGCCACTGTACAGACAGGGCCTTTGCCG ACTCTGGTGAGTGGCGGAACCATCTTGGCAACAGTGCCGCTGGTCGTAGATGCGGACAAGCTGCCCATCAACCGGCTGGCAGCTGGCAGCAAGGCCCCGGGCTCAGCCCAGAGCCGTGGAGAGAAGCGCACAGCCCACAATGCCATTGAGAAGCGCTACCGCTCCTCCATCAATGACAAAATCATCGAGCTCAAGGACCTGGTGGTGGGCACTGAGGCAAAG CTGAATAAATCTGCTGTCTTGCGCAAGGCCATCGACTACATCCGCTTTCTACAACACAGCAACCAGAAACTCAAGCAGGAGAACCTGAGTCTGCGCACTGCTGTCCACAAAAGCA AATCTCTGAAGGACCTGGTGTTGGCCTGTGGCGGTGGAGGGAGCACAGATGTGCTCATGGAGGGTGTGAAGACGGAGGTGGAGGACACACTGACCCCACCCCCCTCAGATGCCGGCTCACCCTTCCAGAGCAGCCCCTTGTCCCTTGGCAGCAGGGGCAGCGGCAGCGGTGGCAGTGGCAGTGACTCGGAGCCTGACAGCCCCGTCTTTGATGACAGCCAG CAGGCAAAGCCGGAGCAGCGGCCGACTGCACACAGTGGGGGCATGCTGGACCGCTCCCGCCTCGCCCTGTGCACACTCGTCTTCCTCTGCCTGTCCTGCAACCCCTTGGCCTCCTTGCTGGGGGCCCGAGGGCTTCCCAGCCCCTCAGAAACCACCAGCATCTACCACATCCCTGGGCGCAACGTGCTGGGCACCGAGAGCCGAG ATGGCCCTGGTTGGGCCCAGTGGCTGCTGCCCCCCGTGGTCTGGCTGCTCAATGGGCTGCTGGTGCTGGTCTCCTTGGTGCTTCTCTTTGTCTACGGAGAGCCAGTCACGCGGCCCCACTCAGACCCCGCTGTGCACTTCTGGAGGCATCGCAAGCAGGCCGACCTGGACCTGGCCCGG GGGGACTTTGCCCAGGCTGCCCAACAGTTGTGGCTGGCCCTGCGGGCGCTGGGCCggcccctgcccacctcccacctGGACCTGGCATGTAGCCTCCTCTGGAACCTCATCCGTCACCTGCTGCAGCGTCTCTGGGTGGGCCGCTGGCTGGCAGGCCGAGCAGGGGGCCTGCAGAGGGACTGCTCTCTGCGGGTGGATGCTCGTGCCAGTGCCCGAGATGCGGCCCTGGTCTACCATAAGCTGCACCAGCTGCACACCATGG GGAAGTACACAGGTGGGCATCTCACTGCCACCAACCTGGCGCTGAGTGCCCTGAACCTGGCAGAGTGTGCAGGGGATGCCGTGTCTGTGGTGACGCTGGCCGAGATCTATGTGGTAGCTGCATTGAGAGTGAAGACCAGTCTTCCGAGGGCCTTGCATTTTCTGACA CGTTTCTTCCTGAGCAGCGCTCGCCAGgtctgcctggcacagagtggctCAGTGCCCCTTGCCATGCAGTGGCTCTGCCACCCAGTGGGCCATCGTTTCTTCGTGGATGGGGACTGGGCCGTGCTCAGCACCCCACGGGAGAGCCTGTACAGCTTGGCTGGGAACCCAG TGGACCCCCTGGCCCAGGTGACTCAGCTATTCCGGGAACATCTCTTGGAGCGAGCACTGAACTGTGTGGCCCAGCCCAACCCCAGTCCTGGGTCAGCTGATGGGGACAA GGAATTCTCGGATGCCCTCGGGTACCTGCAGCTGTTGAACAGCTGTTCTGATGCCGCTGGAGCTCCcacctgcagcttctccatcagttCCAgcatggccaccaccactg GGGTAGACCCGGTGGCCAAGTGGTGGGCCTCTCTGACAGCCGTGGTGATCCACTGGCTGCGGCGGGACGAGGAGGCGGCTGAGCAGCTGTGCCCGCTGGTGGAGCACCTGCCCCGGGTGCTGCAGGAGTCTGA GAGACCCCTGCCCAGGGCGGCTCTGCACTCATTCAAGGCTGCCCGGGCCCTCCTGGGCTGTGCCAAGGCAGAGTCTGGCCCAGCCAGCCTGACCATCTGTGAGAAGGCCAGTGGGTACCTTCAGGACAGCCTGGCTACCACACCAGCCGGCAGCTCCCTTGACAAG GCCGTGCAGCTGTTCCTGTGTGACCTACTCCTCGTGGTGCGTACCAGCCTGTGGCACCAGCAGCagcccccggccccggccccagcAGGCCAGGGTGCCAGCAGCGGGCCCCAGGCTTCCGCGCTTGAGCTCCGTGGTTTCCAGCGGGACCTGAGCAGCTTGAGGCGGCTGGCACAGAGCTTCCGGCCTGCCATGCGGAGG GTGTTCCTACATGAAGCCACGGCCCGGCTGATGGCGGGGGCCAGCCCCGCACGAACACACCAGCTCCTGGACCGCAGTCTGAGGCGGCGGGCAGGCCCTGGCGGCAAAGGAG GCGTGGCGACGGAGCTGGAGCCGCGGCCCACGCGGCGGGAGCACGCGGAGGCCTTGCTGCTGGCCTCCTGCTACCTGCCCCCCGGCTTCCTGTCGGCGCCCGGGCAGCGCATTGGCATGCTGGCTGAGGCGGCGCGAACGCTTGAGAAGCTCGGCGATCGCCGGCTGCTGCACGACTGTCAGCAGATGCTCATGCGCCTGGGTGGTGGGACCACTGTCACTTACAGCTAG